Part of the Carnobacterium pleistocenium FTR1 genome is shown below.
AAAAGGCTTCCTTTCAAAACCAAATATTTTGATTTGCTGTCCTACAAATATAACAACAATTGAACAAAAAGCGATTATTGAAGCTGCTGAAAAAAGTGGTGGTAAAAATATCTATCTTGAAGAAGAACCTAAAGTAGCTGCAATTGGTGCGGGAATGGATATCTTCCAACCAAGTGGAAATATGGTCATCGATATTGGTGGCGGTACTAGTGACATTGCTGTTCTTTCAATGGGAGGAATCGTAACAAGCCGTTCATTAAAAGTTGCTGGAGACCAATTAGATAACGAAATTACACAGTATGTGAAAAAAACGCACAAACTGTTAATTGGTGAACGTACAGCTGAAACAATTAAAAAAGAAGTAGGAACTGTTTTTCCAGGCAGACGAGATGATTCAATGGAAGTAAGAGGACGTGATATGATTACGGGTTTACCAAGAACAATCACGATTACTTCTGATGAAGTTCAAAAAGCTACAGCTGAATCAATGATGATGATCGTTCAACAAGCTAAAGATGTTTTAGAACAAACGCCTCCTGAATTGTCTGCAGATATTATTGATCGTGGAATCATTCTAACAGGTGGTGGTGCATTATTAGACGGTATTGACCAACTATTTTCTGAACAATTGAAGGTACCTGTATTTGCTGCTGA
Proteins encoded:
- the mreB gene encoding rod shape-determining protein MreB, with amino-acid sequence MARDIGIDLGTANVLIHVKGKGIVLNEPSVVAIDTTTKRVLAVGEEAYLMVGRTPGNIRAIRPLQGGVIADFDITEAMLTHFINKLNVKGFLSKPNILICCPTNITTIEQKAIIEAAEKSGGKNIYLEEEPKVAAIGAGMDIFQPSGNMVIDIGGGTSDIAVLSMGGIVTSRSLKVAGDQLDNEITQYVKKTHKLLIGERTAETIKKEVGTVFPGRRDDSMEVRGRDMITGLPRTITITSDEVQKATAESMMMIVQQAKDVLEQTPPELSADIIDRGIILTGGGALLDGIDQLFSEQLKVPVFAAEQPLDSVALGTGILLENMTKKKRKF